Proteins encoded together in one Ciona intestinalis chromosome 1, KH, whole genome shotgun sequence window:
- the LOC100184471 gene encoding F-box only protein 32-like, with protein MPFIGQDWRGPGYIWNKSGTSTWDICDRNIGVHLESVPRSQVKKIIEAFLRQMQEKKCQTSYTNLTSAPVSKCSVKENMTWLQVSSTGSKECRGYTTFGELIRRLDLAGAAALPHRFPYILKIAELVVRHKMSTLSGMAQSHFFLLIEALLEQVLERGCEIRRMRSILNRLMFLLQRQSRRTSFSSKLSWFQCIETVRIWQSKLKRIEVTRRFDNRATLTDLPLELQYDIIAFLNEAEDVNAASKVCRTLHMICEQPSIWKNLCYKNFTQEQVDWAIAFMIRKIKRNQKVEEGSSSLDQDYFNINSASKWMEVHALLHKAYVSRELIYVDPLLHCQRCSVLFWKDTGHPCIESDNSNVIIDQLSPRKFISFFDD; from the exons ATGCCATTCATCGGACAAGATTGGAGGGGACCTGGATACATTTGGAACAAATCAGGAACCTCAACTTGGGATATTTGTGACAGAAATATTGGAGTCCATCTTGAATCAGTGCCCag aaGTCaggtaaagaaaataatagAGGCTTTCCTCCGGCAGATGCAAGAGAAAAAATGCCAAACCTCTTACACAAATTTAACTTCTGCTCCAG tttcgAAATGCAGTGTGAAAGAAAATATGACCTGGCTTCAAGTAAGCAGTACTGGGAGCAAAGAG TGCAGAGGATATACAACATTTGGTGAATTGATCCGGAGATTGGACCTCGCAGGAGCAGCTGCGCTTCCACACAGGTTCCCCTACATCCTGAAGATTGCAGAGCTTGTTGTTCGCCACAAGATGTCAACGTTAAGCGGCATGGCACAATCGCACTTCTTTCTTCTGATTGAAGCATTACTGGAACAAG TACTTGAACGTGGATGTGAGATTCGACGAATGAGATCCATCCTTAATAGATTGATGTTCCTACTTCAACGTCAGTCTCGACGAACCTCATTCAGTTCTAAACTATCCTGGTTCCAATGCATTGAGACTGTGAGGATATGGCAGAGCAAGCTTAAAAGGATTGAAGTTACTCGA CGTTTTGATAATCGTGCTACTTTAACTGACCTGCCTCTTGAACTACAATACGACATCATTGCTTTCTTAAATGAAGCAGAAGATGTGAATGCTGCTTCCAAGGTTTGTCGGACTTTACACATGATATGCGAACAGCCAAGTATCTGGAAAAATCTCTGCTACAAGAATTTCACTCAG GAACAAGTGGATTGGGCAATTGCTTTTATGATTCGAAAGATTAAGAGAAACCAGAAAGTTGAAGAAGGAAGCTCTTCTTTGGATCAggattattttaacataaacagtGCCTCTAAGTGGATGGAAGTCCATGCTCTGTTGCATAA AGCTTACGTATCTCGCGAATTGATTTATGTGGATCCACTATTACATTGCCAAAGATGCTCCGTCTTATTTTGGAAG GATACCGGGCATCCTTGTATTGAAAGTGATAACTCAAATGTGATTATTGATCAACTGAGTCCGCGGAAATTCATCTCGTTTTTCGATGATTAA
- the LOC100186085 gene encoding protein FAM49B-like, protein MGNLLKVLQCKEEAFEDFFLDFENARPSEEEKEVYDQVSHVLSFAPGIITELKSYKGAGDEIRVAISNPSSQEKQADTWHAIIPLVKQLKEFFEFSKHLQKCIQELLRALTCHPLSPLQHLESKQALAKQFAEILHFTLKFDDLKMNNPAIQNDFSYFRRTMQRRGMNSATPGIDYEEGRCISTEMANEMSLFYAEATPMLRTLSDATTRFVQDNDDVETDRTLEVLSTMANICKAMLENPDDQRFQMGADSVSFCVRVMVGVIILYDHVHKDGAFAKGSKIDIKGSIRVVKEQNAKVKVKTLLNALRYTTKHLNDEATPKAIQKMLEC, encoded by the exons ATGGGGAATTTACTTAAAGTTTTACAATGCAAAGAAGAGGCATttgaagatttttttcttgattttgaAA ATGCAAGACCTTCAGAAGAAGAGAAGGAAGTTTATGATCAAGTTTCACACGTATTATCATTCGCTCCAGGAATTATTACTGAATTAAAGTCATATAAAGGAGCAGGAGATGAGATTCGTGtt GCAATTTCAAATCCATCTTCACAAGAGAAGCAAGCTGACACCTGGCATGCAATTATACCACTTGttaaacaactaaaagaattttttgaattttcaaaacatctgc AAAAATGCATTCAAGAATTACTCCGTGCCTTGACCTGTCACCCCCTTTCACCACTGCAGCATCTCGAGTCAAAGCAAGCACTGGCAAAACAATTTGCTGAAATTCTTCactttacattaaaatttgaTGACCTTAAG ATGAACAATCCCGCTATACAGAATGATTTCTCATATTTCCGACGCACAATGCAGAGAAGAGGAATGAACTCTGCTACTCCAG GTATTGATTATGAAGAAGGAAGATGCATTTCAACAGAGATGGCAAACGAAATGTCTTTATTTTATGCTGAAGCAACTCCTATGTTACGCACGCTAAGTGATGCAACCACACGTTTTGTTCAAGAT AATGACGATGTAGAAACAGACCGAACATTAGAGGTCCTCAGCACCATGGCAAACATTTGTAAAGCCATGCTTGAAAATCC AGATGATCAGCGTTTCCAGATGGGAGCAGATTCCGTTTCATTTTGTGTCCGAGTGATGGTTGGTGTTATCATATTATACGATCATGTTCATAAAGATGGAGCGTTTGCAAAAGGATCAAAAATAGAT ATCAAAGGATCCATTCGTGTGGTAAAGGAACAGAATGCCAAAGTTAAAGTGAAAACTCTTCTCAATGCTCTCCGATACACAACCAAGCATTTAAATGATGAAGCAACTCCAAAGgcaatacaaaaaatgttagaatGTTGA
- the LOC104266843 gene encoding glutathione S-transferase Mu 3-like, giving the protein MSKPVLAYWDIRGLAEPVRLMLQHSGVNYEDKRYVCGDAPDYDRSSWTNVKNTIGLDFANLPYYIDGDVKLTESFAIMKYIGRKNGLVPVTEEEMYRADMSEGVISDFRKSFTMMCYMPDHEKRKANFFDQLPGKLVLFEKFLNEKTWLAGDKLTYVDFAMCEILDHICMMEPTSLDKHEKVKKYYEKFFKLEKVAEYRKSSAFKKLPVNNKMANWGGSSE; this is encoded by the coding sequence ATGTCCAAACCTGTTCTTGCATACTGGGATATTCGTGGTCTTGCTGAACCTGTGAGACTGATGCTACAACACAGTGGTGTAAATTACGAAGACAAAAGATATGTTTGTGGAGATGCACCAGATTACGACAGAAGCAGTTGGaccaatgttaaaaatactattGGGCTTGATTTTGCAAACCTGCCATACTACATTGATGGTGATGTGAAACTGACAGAGAGCTTTGCTATAATGAAATACATTGGTCGGAAAAATGGTTTGGTTCCTGTTACTGAAGAAGAGATGTACCGAGCCGATATGTCAGAAGGTGTCATTTCAGATTTCCGAAAATCCTTTACAATGATGTGCTATATGCCTGACCATGAAAAGAGAAAGGCCAATTTCTTTGACCAACTGCCAGGCAAGctggttttgtttgaaaagttTCTGAACGAGAAAACCTGGCTGGCTGGTGACAAGCTGACTTATGTCGATTTTGCCATGTGTGAGATCCTGGACCATATTTGCATGATGGAGCCCACTTCTCTTGACAAGCATGAAAAAGTGAAGAAGTATTATGAAAAATTCTTCAAATTAGAAAAGGTAGCAGAGTACAGAAAGTCTTCTGCATTCAAGAAGTTGCCGGTCAACAACAAAATGGCAAACTGGGGAGGAAGTTCGGAGTAA
- the LOC100175895 gene encoding uncharacterized protein LOC100175895 codes for MQFEYEITFLSEFVQQEVLSDYLKTLVDKNEEHKQRAHSLISSSDTANMAAAFLSMNCLNAPSAEYVISLCEFWKLSDEVKFLAFEVLNQFMNKLMCELYCTIWLSDDKCLGLEVNSSESSIHTKDNSRISLCESQWKSTIEHVSKQMELRAVSSVALASKFISVKNKVTSNMAINYLNSRGYAYKKSILFKSEVRILKYLDFNMYSVPCILPYIGAMLQSIASTDRCFNGSRIYKTCVELLHCFYQRRTLVYARLWHIEVNACGIIDSKYLRFASSLLETMSDKVYLSCAMIASATYLLSRKHSDRMIVMLRKMTTIPDDDIAEFAHVLMDVLLTK; via the coding sequence ATGCAGTTTGAATACGAAATCACATTTTTGTCTGAATTTGTGCAGCAAGAAGTGCTATCAGATTATTTAAAGACACTAGTTGACAAAAATGAAGAACATAAACAAAGAGCGCATTCTCTAATATCAAGTTCCGATACTGCGAACATGGCTGCAGCTTTTTTGTCCATGAATTGTCTTAATGCTCCAAGTGCTGAGTATGTAATTTCTTTATGCGAGTTTTGGAAACTGTCAGATGAAGTCAAGTTTCTGGCATTTGAAGTTTTAAATCAGTTTATGAATAAACTCATGTGTGAGTTATACTGTACAATATGGCTATCAGATGATAAATGCCTTGGGCTTGAAGTAAACAGTTCAGAGAGCTCAATACATACGAAAGACAATAGCAGAATCAGTCTCTGTGAGAGTCAGTGGAAAAGCACAATAGAACATGTTTCCAAACAGATGGAACTAAGAGCTGTGTCCTCAGTGGCGCTAGCTAGCAAATTTATTTCTGTCAAAAATAAAGTCACATCTAATATGGCAATTAACTACCTAAACAGCAGAGGATATGCATACAAGAAAAGTATTCTGTTTAAGTCGGAAgtaagaatattaaaataccttgACTTCAACATGTATTCAGTACCATGCATACTCCCATACATTGGTGCAATGCTACAGAGTATTGCAAGCACCGATAGATGTTTTAATGGCAGCAGGATTTATAAAACCTGTGTTGAGCTTCTCCACTGTTTCTATCAGCGCAGAACTTTGGTCTATGCACGGTTATGGCATATAGAGGTAAATGCATGTGGAATAATagattcaaaatatttaagattTGCCTCTTCTTTACTGGAAACAATGTCTGACAAAGTTTACCTTTCTTGTGCAATGATTGCATCTGCTACGTATTTATTATCAAGAAAACATAGCGATCGTATGATTGTAATGTTGCGTAAAATGACCACAATACCAGATGATGACATTGCAGAATTTGCTCATGTTCTCATGGATGTTTTATTGACAAAGTGA
- the LOC100178204 gene encoding coiled-coil domain-containing protein 92-like gives MAGSQVEAMQMQLQSSRKAILFMESEHANTLRGLHKEIQQLQKKCSELTFELAMKDDNTDSMSPDRYREEQLERDVNELVDEKIKLVQEVEQRDRQLVELEEHARAQERMYLNELKAKNHRITSLMKELDARSTTVAYVTTQLHQARSKLHSVRQMQQQVAGNVLAPTPPVGQRKYEGVHRSSKSMEDGSRPNSARHLRGRHSIPSSRLDSREGSRPNSSSSSSSRDNHRDMKQFDPSPMPDPGPFLRAGSKEVKMTVYAPRPPSVLPPIHKNMAANVDQDPNGNEVLISWQQQGRVNAYAQAPSAQEFAVKRVATNVSPERKVNESGV, from the exons ATGGCTGGCTCTCAAGTTGAAGCAATGCAAATGCAGCTGCAGTCATCACGCAAGGCAATCTTGTTCATGGAAAGTGAACATGCAAACACATTACGGGGTTTGCATAAAGAGATACAGCAGCTGCAGAAGAAATGCTCag AACTTACATTTGAGTTGGCCATGAAAGATGATAACACAG ACTCGATGTCACCTGACAGATATCGTGAAGAACAACTAGAGCGTGACGTGAATGAACTGGTGGATGAAAAGATCAAACTTGTGCAAGAGGTTGAACAACGTGATCGGCAATTAGTTGAACTTGAAGAACATGCAAGAGCACAGGAGCGAATGTATCTCAATGAGTTGAAG GCCAAGAATCATCGCATCACTTCTCTTATGAAAGAGTTAGATGCGCGGTCGACCACAGTTGCATACGTCACAACCCAACTTCACCAAGCTCGCTCAAAGCTACACAGTGTGCGACAGATGCAACAACAAGTTGCTGGCAATGTTCTTGCGCCAACACCACCCGTTGGCCAGAGGAAATATGAAGGAGTCCACAGATCCTCCAAGTCCATGGAAGATGGGTCTCGACCCAACAGCGCTCGGCATCTGAGAGGAAGACATTCAATCCCCTCCTCCAGGTTGGATTCCAGAGAAGGATCACGACCTAATTCTTCCTCCTCTTCATCTTCAAGAGACAATCATCGCGATATGAAACAGTTTGATCCAAGCCCAATGCCTGATCCTGGTCCATTTTTGCGAGCTGGGTCAAAGGAGGTTAAAATGACTGTCTATGCGCCTAGACCCCCCTCAGTTCTGCCTcccattcataaaaatatgGCCGCTAATGTAGATCAAGATCCAAATGGGAATGAGGTCCTAATATCCTGGCAACAACAGGGTCGAGTAAATGCTTATGCACAAGCACCATCAGCTCAAGAATTTGCAGTCAAGCGGGTGGCTACAAATGTATCACCCGAAAGAAAAGTTAATGAAAGTggagtttaa
- the LOC108950001 gene encoding uncharacterized protein LOC108950001: MNVEGLFHLFNQRLANSKLLPWWELVRGFLNACMVGLLAYVLTVVDYDRVVCLKNETINDIALTSMESDFVNSICKTKLPWSSRKLGFWMGLFIIFHLCAEKWWLSIPRIKNTISAVGEINRRPQLLQRAYLRKVIQDETEIPIYLIRCIVLIIVDIFSLSLVPWYPPLVYDNLIKCAASANVFNETEFICSYEAYDLVKATVYVTFMFLWLSLGLSSFEVLGFKQANSSFVAFFYDYSEKREELGRELNDILNQ, translated from the exons ATGAACGTAGAAGGCCTCTTCCACCTTTTCAATCAACGATTGGCCAACAGTAAGTTATTGCCTTGGTGGGAACTTGTAAGAGGTTTCTTAAATGCGTGCATGGTGGGGTTGTTGGCATATGTATTGACTGTAGTTGACTACGACCGAGTTGTATGCCTAAAAAACGAAACTATTAACGACATTGCATTGACGTCGATGGAATCCGACTTTGTAAACAGCATTTGCAAAACTAAACTGCCATGGTCAAGCAGGAAACTCGGTTTTTGGATGGGTCTATTTATCATCTTTCATCTCTGCGCTGAAAAATGGTGGCTTTCAATTCCACGAATAAAGAACACTATTTCCGCAGTTGGGGAGATAAACAGACGACCACAGTTACTTCAAAGAGCGTATCTTCGAAAAGTAATACAAGATGAAACAGAAATACCAATATATCTTATTCGATGTATTGTGCTCATAATTgtggacatattttcattaagCTTGGTGCCATGGTACCCACCTTTAGTTTACGATAACCTAATAAAGTGCGCTGCATCGGCAAATGTATTCAATGAAACAGAGTTTATCTGTAGCTACGAAGCATATGATCTTGTGAAAGCAACTGTATATGTAACCTTTATGTTCTTATGGTTATCTCTTGGTCTCAGCTCGTTCGAAGTACTCGGTTTTAAACAAGCTAACAGCAGCTTTGTTGCTTTTTTCTACGACTATTCGGAAAAAAGAGAA GAGCTTGGAAGAGAACTGAATGATATACTGAACCAGTAG